The following are from one region of the Andrena cerasifolii isolate SP2316 chromosome 1, iyAndCera1_principal, whole genome shotgun sequence genome:
- the Y-h gene encoding yellow-h isoform X1 — MTRKRRSYKAEAGSRGAKKKWTSMDPSKRSSGVVYVSPSHSFAYNWDNSALKYDHECLQEKFYKRGSSAGGMAGLAPWMFTMCLLGAQQLTNQPGTNALSRDLEEPAQRSASSVIRSSLRNYKALISSHDELPGHITCPEHVVTSTTHENSVERLPTTPEYNNHLYGSTPDSSEYFSRSFERNRFHPRLTGRNLNILKGDPQSANQLESHGFNYDPGRGHVEDDYVGPAMELVYAWSTMDFTYDSVEARDSAIYDGDFIAENSVPLGLDVWRDKVFITLPKWKNGIPATLATVPKNSKTKSPKLTPYPDWGWHQPGNCESLTSVFRVQVDECERLWVLDSGKVEVSKGGKPACPPAIFIFDLKTDTLIKKYIIPDDQVKEDSLYTNIVVDIRNEDCGSAVAYASDVFRYGLLVYDLFKDTSFRIQHHFFYPDPLASKYELHGIKFQWTDGIFGIALSPMDIHDDRTLFFHPMSSFREFAVSTSVLRDMETAEANTELFMPIGRPRAKDYGHSSGSVVDRNGVMFFNMVTRDSVWCWDTRKEYIPQNLGVIGTSNLSLVFPNDIRVDHEYDQNVWVLSNRLAMYLYSRIDSSKVNYRVFKANAMEAVKDTVCDPNYVVPSAESGYDETC, encoded by the exons ATGACGAGGAAACGGAGGAGCTACAAAGCGGAAGCTGGGTCACGCGGAGCGAAGAAGAAGTGGACGTCCATGGATCCATCCAAACGATCGAGTGGCGTCGTCTACGTCTCGCCGAGCCACTCTTTCGCGTACAATTGGGACAATTCTGCTCTGAAGTACGACCATGAGTGCTTGcaggaaaaattttataaacgagGATCATCTGCTGGAG GTATGGCGGGCCTCGCGCCATGGATGTTCACCATGTGCCTCCTGGGCGCTCAGCAGCTCACCAATCAGCCTGGGACCAACGCGCTTTCTCGCGATCTTGAAGAGCCAGCTCAAAGAAGCGCGTCCTCAGTGATCCGTTCG TCCCTGAGGAATTACAAGGCTCTGATATCGAGCCACGACGAGCTCCCGGGACACATAACTTGTCCAGAGCACGTGGTGACCTCAACGACCCATGAGAATTCAGTGGAGAGGCTGCCCACGACCCCAGAGTACAACAACCATCTCTATGGCTCGACACCTGACTCGAGCGAGTACTTTTCTCGGTCGTTCGAGAGGAACAGGTTCCATCCAAGACTAACAGGAAGGAATTTGAATATATTGAAGGGGGACCCTCAATCGGCGAACCAGCTCGAGTCCCATGGGTTCAATTACGACCCTGGCCGAGGACACGTGGAGGACGACTACGTGGGGCCTGCTATGGAGCTA GTTTATGCATGGTCTACCATGGACTTCACGTACGACAGTGTCGAGGCTCGAGATTCGGCCATCTACGATGGAGATTTCATCGCGGAGAACAGTGTACCGCTTGGTCTCGACGTTTGGAGAGATAAAGTTTTCATAACGTTACCAAAATGGAAGAACGGCATCCCCGCTACGCTGGCGACTGTACCTAAGAACTCGAAGACGAAGAGTCCCAAGTTGACGCCTTATCCTGACTGGGGATGGCATCAGCCAG GGAACTGCGAGAGCCTGACGTCCGTCTTCAGGGTGCAAGTGGACGAGTGCGAGCGTCTCTGGGTCCTAGACTCGGGCAAAGTGGAGGTATCCAAGGGTGGCAAGCCAGCCTGCCCCCCAGCAATTTTCATCTTCGACCTGAAAACAGACACCCTCATCAAGAAGTACATTATACCGGACGATCAGGTGAAAGAGGACTCCCTGTACACGAACATCGTCGTGGACATCCGAAACGAGGACTGCGGTTCAGCGGTGGCGTACGCCTCCGACGTCTTCAGGTACGGGCTGCTGGTGTACGACTTGTTCAAGGACACCTCCTTCAGGATCCAGCACCACTTCTTCTACCCCGACCCGCTGGCCTCGAAATACGAGCTGCACGGCATCAAGTTCCAGTGGACGGACGGGATCTTCGGGATAGCCCTGAGCCCAATGGACATCCACGATGACAGGACCCTGTTCTTCCACCCCATGTCTAGCTTCCGCGAGTTCGCCGTGTCCACGTCCGTCCTGAGAGACATGGAGACCGCGGAGGCGAACACCGAGCTCTTCATGCCCATCGGCAGGCCCAGGGCCAAGGACTACGGGCACTCTTCAGGGTCCGTGGTGGACAGGAACGGCGTGATGTTCTTCAACATGGTGACCAGGGACTCTGTGTGGTGCTGGGATACCAGGAAAGAATACATCCCTCAGAACCTGGGCGTGATAGGCACCAGCAACCTGTCCCTGGTGTTCCCCAACGACATCAGGGTGGACCACGAGTACGACCAGAACGTCTGGGTCCTGTCCAACAGGCTGGCCATGTACCTCTACTCGCGCATCGACAGCAGCAAGGTCAACTACAGGGTGTTCAAGGCCAACGCCATGGAGGCTGTCAAAGACACCGTCTGCGATCCCAATTACGTCGTTCCTAGCGCTGAGAGCGGATACGACGAGACTTGTTGA
- the Y-h gene encoding yellow-h isoform X2, whose protein sequence is MAGLAPWMFTMCLLGAQQLTNQPGTNALSRDLEEPAQRSASSVIRSSLRNYKALISSHDELPGHITCPEHVVTSTTHENSVERLPTTPEYNNHLYGSTPDSSEYFSRSFERNRFHPRLTGRNLNILKGDPQSANQLESHGFNYDPGRGHVEDDYVGPAMELVYAWSTMDFTYDSVEARDSAIYDGDFIAENSVPLGLDVWRDKVFITLPKWKNGIPATLATVPKNSKTKSPKLTPYPDWGWHQPGNCESLTSVFRVQVDECERLWVLDSGKVEVSKGGKPACPPAIFIFDLKTDTLIKKYIIPDDQVKEDSLYTNIVVDIRNEDCGSAVAYASDVFRYGLLVYDLFKDTSFRIQHHFFYPDPLASKYELHGIKFQWTDGIFGIALSPMDIHDDRTLFFHPMSSFREFAVSTSVLRDMETAEANTELFMPIGRPRAKDYGHSSGSVVDRNGVMFFNMVTRDSVWCWDTRKEYIPQNLGVIGTSNLSLVFPNDIRVDHEYDQNVWVLSNRLAMYLYSRIDSSKVNYRVFKANAMEAVKDTVCDPNYVVPSAESGYDETC, encoded by the exons ATGGCGGGCCTCGCGCCATGGATGTTCACCATGTGCCTCCTGGGCGCTCAGCAGCTCACCAATCAGCCTGGGACCAACGCGCTTTCTCGCGATCTTGAAGAGCCAGCTCAAAGAAGCGCGTCCTCAGTGATCCGTTCG TCCCTGAGGAATTACAAGGCTCTGATATCGAGCCACGACGAGCTCCCGGGACACATAACTTGTCCAGAGCACGTGGTGACCTCAACGACCCATGAGAATTCAGTGGAGAGGCTGCCCACGACCCCAGAGTACAACAACCATCTCTATGGCTCGACACCTGACTCGAGCGAGTACTTTTCTCGGTCGTTCGAGAGGAACAGGTTCCATCCAAGACTAACAGGAAGGAATTTGAATATATTGAAGGGGGACCCTCAATCGGCGAACCAGCTCGAGTCCCATGGGTTCAATTACGACCCTGGCCGAGGACACGTGGAGGACGACTACGTGGGGCCTGCTATGGAGCTA GTTTATGCATGGTCTACCATGGACTTCACGTACGACAGTGTCGAGGCTCGAGATTCGGCCATCTACGATGGAGATTTCATCGCGGAGAACAGTGTACCGCTTGGTCTCGACGTTTGGAGAGATAAAGTTTTCATAACGTTACCAAAATGGAAGAACGGCATCCCCGCTACGCTGGCGACTGTACCTAAGAACTCGAAGACGAAGAGTCCCAAGTTGACGCCTTATCCTGACTGGGGATGGCATCAGCCAG GGAACTGCGAGAGCCTGACGTCCGTCTTCAGGGTGCAAGTGGACGAGTGCGAGCGTCTCTGGGTCCTAGACTCGGGCAAAGTGGAGGTATCCAAGGGTGGCAAGCCAGCCTGCCCCCCAGCAATTTTCATCTTCGACCTGAAAACAGACACCCTCATCAAGAAGTACATTATACCGGACGATCAGGTGAAAGAGGACTCCCTGTACACGAACATCGTCGTGGACATCCGAAACGAGGACTGCGGTTCAGCGGTGGCGTACGCCTCCGACGTCTTCAGGTACGGGCTGCTGGTGTACGACTTGTTCAAGGACACCTCCTTCAGGATCCAGCACCACTTCTTCTACCCCGACCCGCTGGCCTCGAAATACGAGCTGCACGGCATCAAGTTCCAGTGGACGGACGGGATCTTCGGGATAGCCCTGAGCCCAATGGACATCCACGATGACAGGACCCTGTTCTTCCACCCCATGTCTAGCTTCCGCGAGTTCGCCGTGTCCACGTCCGTCCTGAGAGACATGGAGACCGCGGAGGCGAACACCGAGCTCTTCATGCCCATCGGCAGGCCCAGGGCCAAGGACTACGGGCACTCTTCAGGGTCCGTGGTGGACAGGAACGGCGTGATGTTCTTCAACATGGTGACCAGGGACTCTGTGTGGTGCTGGGATACCAGGAAAGAATACATCCCTCAGAACCTGGGCGTGATAGGCACCAGCAACCTGTCCCTGGTGTTCCCCAACGACATCAGGGTGGACCACGAGTACGACCAGAACGTCTGGGTCCTGTCCAACAGGCTGGCCATGTACCTCTACTCGCGCATCGACAGCAGCAAGGTCAACTACAGGGTGTTCAAGGCCAACGCCATGGAGGCTGTCAAAGACACCGTCTGCGATCCCAATTACGTCGTTCCTAGCGCTGAGAGCGGATACGACGAGACTTGTTGA
- the LOC143373316 gene encoding uncharacterized protein LOC143373316 translates to MPSFLGRYLGLTFRTELLIMNLVGLVNSTLDWSPLKWTNELKQIWNLSLSQRTLILDTIGEDTIKTVLSWVVITRIVIAHIYTLTYVTNIYPIITWSRPNLLLPWLILSFFKNVVLEVIVIVIGLLLWYDMRFSIPVFLEFIFVKFVPLILASYNWYSNSCLFLHLRHMNRMRTLRRAMRSDSNFISSRLCARLEDSKYRTRSLTTLLSCESYETYDTHDTISRILEDVNLTPVQKAMRILRLTDEDVAEARTRIKKRVAHKKLTEKSDECFEENDRTDLTLYYSMDSDYEKEISSILRRKDEVFGGDSISSEAVSSRTKSPSTGEPQHVEEMRLGGKKGEETDQLDPSRMKQMNLRPSSDLNDTQPFSQMSKRKDTPRFCCGRRSRRSVEKSCSPVKLQALFNCDCLSTDYSFTQAQDCCVMIDATLRTSTPRVKPDSEKSVVDIEASPNNLQSTIARPYIYTCSVTNMTTDFARSGCTLMETLLKNNLEILKSVKKKERSGERSLLAGDELARDLELLRPEENERLTSRDLFSRHRDARADAQDLADFVKDLTITRNVMVSLESLKVEEGEDDPEEKAEMESLQAVVAAKSSAEDYVSSVEDSNTQLYTPSDAEKDASKPDFPEYSFGDTSIPRFYKDSMEMFDGCYEKDFDNNPELQCLLHQMEKKKWNLFAGQTNLETLLATAFSKREGQIDEGLQSWSSNASEKTVRCETATSTSSRATLTNENLASQKVQADEDHQQHTRPKPRSISKPSTVRHTRDACTQIDESFQPTRSFSSLTKAKKRHYARKRKFFVDKSGSSSQTNSGKTLVTKTESSSSVPEDHPRSSQITQLYRNISSKSSNRGTQKQGDLARSASEKSVCECKMQKLESKYCASSELRLNKKEEAQRTATKAKIDSFGTVTLSQVARVSEVPNVLFRRKPPMYPKKTKKENPAPPVAKKSPPRAQQDFMEPKRPIDKLSYNSKMSKSKNRVQSVEEQEAREMRALKVYNELTLLKDKKELEARKKLLAGRNPVNRVSDDPKRYSRSRKANVTRSEQAAPGTATTLDEGCVDKENICVDVRIETDSAASSSRETKLSGNTAGLRSFHVPNDRHDCSKLLSVNKVTEILLDNFDRLHGSQVKQDAKKGKVTADVDNRKQYKRYRKPKALIDEENVSASSSKKLEGAQKGRELERTPAKEDVRKKYTTAVRSYRLPRIESRRDATSPEAKDKELLTTIMLKMDQSMVSSWSSSVVDEGNEIQAAFEENTTTQDEIQPLLGIEEREATKDPGTPDPPSVPPSSPVESPEETEATTRIEEDAIQRADASQSDGTRASRRPDPAQFTRNIHVNSLAHGVVLANTNAHGKSRQRDILDDTTERLLHNAFSYKSMDSLLDVPADVLNVEDMLHDNSLVSPVDEFVCRSSNDAVDVLTDHLPVVSYQGGSLEQTILTTIRNSQEDSWLEGQSEGTCDLCIITIDNDNSAVDPEEGVEETFETLERRHRPGVDQLEMNEVLASIAEALRNMNIGGLDLSAIGNLTFEIPRDFTSDGYVEAQTEALEVHEAEDRLDEVEDRDQDSKKKEELLRFFDDDIFTNIQFPIVIQSSDLVPDVSIISNDDPQSLDAKVDRLLRMNMLTLIEKKEEQDGREEKEEEDGETEKMDEVDVEEVDVEEVFQGVFDVEMNNFPEFKVVKDGSLYEDKVFRVSEVEESIEDEEAVDEIINIGESIKVEEVDVEESVEAGDISVKSSVEIEEIKVEDSFEADYIMTEMIFKLEDTTTEESIISKEIKTGESIIIEEIKTEESFIYKDMHLNIKTNVSNLNEGEVSHIIGEVKEVEEYRSLNTETKHQEIIGVDPQVSLKVVVVFWFVVFFFYIQHFYHKIFTFSQISRSTSTFRPFEVHTVSTSTSVLLEKKELLEKIRDEIVPEEDEDDSSEKSIELGGIGATHLTKGYFRGNLVSTGAVMSSNIIEFENQDDIDELTRELEELMMNLNEYAADNSETSLLSKFDKEASTQRNILDSSTIKSQEEEERIPVSLPDGGDCQTQFPLAESQDDGLKSVDNLEEITKKRSSILEERKLFELLRSGETRTFQFEEDDSSSSKSLLEDDHQRSREIQLNAIRKIEIDEEGPGTEEVGKSSENVKTDALVTEGKEDSDNENAPVPNEETSVHEETVLTEGNVEGSRNSAEVAEAISPDLFGTSMVEIDSFDSTYTRLSETSKSCAYTVDLGDSSMEEFPVTSNRSNEAT, encoded by the exons ATGCCTAGCTTCCTGGGACGTTATCTTGGCCTGACATTTCGGACTGAACTATTGATAATGAACCTCGTGGGTTTG GTTAACAGCACCTTGGACTGGAGTCCCTTAAAATGGACGAACGAGCTCAAACAAATCTGGAATTTGTCTCTATCGCAACGAACGCTCATTCTTGATACTATTGGCGAGGACACAATAAAAACTG TTCTATCATGGGTCGTGATTACGAGAATCGTTATCGCCCACATATACACACTGACTTACGTGACGAACATTTACCCCATAATCACGTGGAGTCGCCCGAATTTGTTGTTACCCTGGCTGATCCTCAGCTTCTTTAAGAACGTGGTCCTTGAGGTGATCGTGATCGTGATAGGCCTGCTGCTCTGGTACGACATGCGGTTTTCAATACCCGTCTTCCTCGAGTTCATCTTCGTAAAATTTGTACCATTGA TTTTAGCGAGTTACAACTGGTATTCAAACTCCTGCCTGTTCCTGCATCTTCGTCACATGAACAGAATGCGGACCCTGAGGAGAGCGATGCGGAGCGATTCGAATTTCATCAGCAGCCGGCTGTGCGCGAGGCTCGAGGACTCCAAGTACAGGACACGGTCGCTGACCACCCTGTTGTCCTGCGAGAGCTACGAAACCTACGACACGCACGACACTATCTCGCGAATCCTCGAGGATGTTAATCTGACCCCAGTCCAGAAAGCCATGAGGATACTTCGTCTGACCGATGAGGACGTCGCGGAGGCACGTACCAGGATTAAGAAACGGGTGGCTCACAAAAAGTTGACGGAAAAGAGTGACGAATGTTTCGAAGAGAACGATAGAACGGATCTAACTCTATACTACTCCATGGACAGCGACTACGAAAAGGAAATAAGTTCTATACTGAGAAGGAAGGATGAAGTTTTTGGCGGCGATTCAATTTCG AGCGAAGCAGTTTCATCCCGCACTAAAAGCCCCTCAACTGGAGAGCCACAGCATGTGGAAGAGATGCGCCTTGGGGGGAAGAAGGGAGAGGAAACGGATCAGCTCGACCCGAGCAGGATGAAGCAGATGAATCTTAGGCCTTCTTCTGACCTGAACGACACGCAACCATTTTCCCAAATGTCGAAAAGAAAAGACACGCCGAGATTCTGTTGCGGGCGAAGGAGCCGGAGAAGCGTGGAGAAGAGCTGCAGCCCTGTAAAGCTTCAAGCTCTGTTCAACTGCGACTGCTTATCCACCGATTACTCGTTCACACAGGCGCAGGATTGCTGCGTCATGATCGACGCTACCTTGAGGACATCGACGCCCAGGGTGAAGCCTGACAGCGAGAAATCGGTCGTGGACATCGAAGCATCACCCAATAATCTTCAAAGCACGATTGCTCGGCCGTACATATACACGTGCAGTGTTACCAACATGACAACAGACTTTGCGAGAAGTGGTTGCACCCTCATGGAAACGTTGCTCAAGAACAACCTAGAGATACTGAAGAGTGTTAAAAAGAAGGAACGAAGTGGAGAGCGGAGTCTGCTAGCTGGTGACGAATTGGCGCGGGATCTGGAACTTCTAAGACCTGAAGAAAACGAGAGGCTCACTTCCAGAGACCTGTTTTCTAGGCACCGAGACGCGAGGGCCGACGCGCAGGATCTTGCAGACTTTGTGAAGGATTTAACTATAACGAGAAACGTGATGGTGAGTCTGGAGTCATTGAAGGTAGAGGAAGGAGAGGACGACCCAGAAGAGAAAGCTGAAATGGAGTCGCTGCAGGCGGTGGTCGCTGCGAAATCCTCTGCTGAGGACT ACGTAAGTTCCGTCGAGGACAGCAACACACAACTTTACACACCGTCGGATGCTGAGAAGGACGCCTCGAAACCGGACTTTCCTGAATATTCATTTGGAGACACGAGCATCCCGAGATTCTACAAAGATTCCATGGAGATGTTTGATGGCTGCTACGAAAAGGACTTCGACAACAATCCAGAACTACAGTGCCTACTCCATCAAATGGAGAAGAAGAAGTGGAATCTCTTCGCGGGTCAAACGAACCTCGAAACGTTACTGGCTACTGCGTTTTCAAAACGGGAGGGGCAAATTGACGAAGGGCTGCAGAGCTGGAGTTCAAACGCCTCTGAGAAGACAGTCAG ATGCGAAACGGCAACGTCAACCTCCTCGAGAGCCACACTGACAAACGAGAACTTGGCCAGTCAGAAAGTGCAAGCTGACGAGGATCACCAGCAGCATACTCGTCCGAAACCGAGGAGCATTTCCAAACCCAGCACCGTTCGTCATACAAGGGATGCTTGTACCCAGATAGATGAAAGTTTCCAACCAACAAGATCCTTCAGCAGCCTGACGAAGGCTAAGAAGCGCCACTACGCGAGGAAGCGCAAGTTCTTCGTGGACAAAAGTGGAAGTAGCTCCCAGACCAACAGCGGGAAGACTCTAGTGACCAAAACGGAATCCTCTTCCTCGGTCCCGGAAGATCATCCCAGATCATCCCAAATCACACAGCTGTACCGAAACATCAGCAGCAAATCCTCCAACCGGGGGACGCAGAAGCAGGGGGACTTGGCGAGATCAGCGTCCGAAAAGAGCGTCTGCGAGTGCAAGATGCAGAAATTGGAGTCGAAGTACTGCGCCTCCTCCGAATTGAGATTGAACAAGAAAGAAGAGGCCCAAAGGACCGCAACCAAGGCTAAGATCGACAGCTTTGGTACCGTGACCTTGTCGCAGGTGGCTCGTGTTTCCGAAGTCCCCAATGTTCTCTTTCGCAGGAAACCGCCGATGTATCCGAAGAAGACCAAAAAGGAGAATCCTGCGCCGCCCGTGGCGAAGAAATCGCCTCCGAGGGCGCAGCAGGATTTTATGGAGCCGAAGCGACCGATAGACAAGCTGTCGTACAACTCGAAGATGTCCAAGTCGAAGAACCGTGTACAGTCGGTGGAGGAGCAAGAGGCTCGAGAGATGAGGGCGTTGAAGGTCTACAACGAGCTCACCTTACTGAAGGATAAGAAGGAACTGGAAGCTAGGAAGAAACTGCTCGCTGGCAGGAACCCTGTAAACCGGGTCTCTGATGACCCGAAGCGATATTCTCGATCGAGGAAGGCTAATGTGACCCGTTCCGAGCAGGCGGCTCCTGGAACTGCGACCACGTTGGACGAAGGCTGTGTGGATAAGGAGAATATCTGCGTGGACGTGAGGATTGAGACCGATTCGGCTGCTTCGTCGTCTAGAGAAACCAAGCTGTCTGGAAACACCGCAGGATTAAGGTCCTTCCACGTTCCCAACGACCGACACGACTGCTCGAAGCTGCTGAGCGTGAACAAGGTCACGGAGATACTGTTGGACAATTTCGACAGGTTGCACGGTAGCCAGGTGAAGCAGGATGCGAAGAAAGGTAAAGTGACTGCTGACGTGGATAACAGGAAGCAATATAAGAGATATAGAAAGCCTAAGGCGCTGATAGACGAAGAGAATGTGTCGGCCAGCTCTAGCAAGAAACTTGAGGGCGCGCAGAAGGGTCGTGAACTAGAGAGGACGCCTGCTAAAGAGGATGTTAGGAAGAAGTATACTACAGCTGTGAGGTCTTATCGATTACCCAGGATTGAGAGTCGAAGGG ACGCCACGAGCCCTGAAGCCAAAGACAAGGAGCTTTTAACCACGATAATGTTGAAGATGGACCAAAGTATGGTGTCCAGTTGGTCTTCAAGCGTAGTTGACGAGGGAAACGAAATCCAAGCTGCGTTTGAAG AGAACACAACTACCCAAGACGAAATACAACCGCTCCTAGGcatcgaagaaagagaagcaACGAAGGACCCTGGAACTCCAGACCCACCTTCAGTTCCCCCTTCAAGTCCAGTGGAGTCTCCAGAAGAGACTGAAGCTACAACAAGGATCGAGGAAGACGCGATCCAGAGAGCGGATGCCTCCCAGAGCGATGGTACCAGAGCATCAAGAAGACCAGACCCGGCACAGTTCACCAGGAACATCCACGTGAACTCTCTAGCCCACGGTGTCGTCCTGGCCAACACCAACGCCCACGGAAAGAGTCGTCAAAGGGACATCCTCGACGACACAACCGAAAGGCTTCTCCACAATGCCTTCTCGTACAAGTCGATGGACTCCCTCCTGGACGTACCTGCGGACGTCCTGAACGTAGAGGACATGTTGCACGACAACAGTTTAGTGTCGCCTGTCGACGAATTTGTTTGCCGATCCAGCAACGACGCTGTCGATGTCCTTACGGATCACCTTCCAGTGGTGTCCTATCAAGGGGGCAGCCTCGAGCAGACCATCCTGACCACAATTCGCAACTCCCAAGAGGACTCCTGGCTGGAAGGCCAGTCGGAGGGCACCTGCGACCTCTGCATCATCACCATTGACAATGACAACTCCGCCGTCGACCCAGAAGAGGGGGTTGAAGAGACTTTCGAAACGCTTGAAAGACGCCATCGGCCTGGCGTTGATCAACTGGAGATGAACGAGGTTCTGGCCTCCATCGCGGAGGCCCTCAGGAACATGAATATCGGTGGTCTTGATCTAAGCGCTATTGGCAACCTCACGTTCGAGATCCCTCGGGATTTCACGAGTGATGGGTATGTTGAAGCACAGACTGAGGCTTTGGAAGTGCATGAAGCTGAGGATAGACTGGATGAGGTTGAAGATAGGGACCAGGAttcgaagaagaaggaagagctTTTGAGGTTCTTCGATGACGATATTTTCACGAATATTCAGTTCCCTATCGTTATCCAGAGCTCTGACCTTGTCCCTGATGTTTCGATTATCTCAAACGATGATCCTCAGTCATTGGATGCGAAGGTGGACAGACTGTTGAGAATGAATATGCTGACACTGATCGAGAAGAAGGAAGAGCAGGACGGTAGAgaggagaaagaagaagaagatggcgAAACAGAGAAGATGGATGAAGTTGACGTGGAAGAAGTTGACGTGGAAGAAGTTTTCCAAGGAGTATTTGATGTGGAGATGAATAACTTCCCGGAATTTAAGGTTGTGAAAGATGGAAGCTTGTACGAAGATAAGGTATTCAGGGTGTCTGAAGTGGAGGAGAGTATCGAGGATGAAGAAGCTGTTGACGAAATTATAAACATTGGAGAGAGTATTAAAGTTGAAGAGGTAGATGTGGAAGAAAGTGTTGAAGCTGGAGATATCAGTGTTAAAAGCAGTGTCGAAATTGAGGAGATAAAGGTGGAAGACAGTTTCGAAGCTGATTATATAATGACTGAAATGATCTTCAAACTAGAAGACACAACGACTGAAGAAAGTATTAtaagtaaagaaataaagacTGGAGAAAGTATTATAATTGAAGAAATAAAGACTGAAGAAAGCTTTATATACAAAGATATGCATTTGAACATCAAAACTAACGTATCAAACCTAAACGAAGGAGAAGTTAGCCATATCATcggagaggtgaaagaagtcgAAGAATATCGAAGCTTAAACACCGAAACCAAGCATCAAGAGATCATTGGTGTCGATCCACAAGTGTCTCTGAAAGTTGTCGTCGTGTTTTGGTTTGTCGTGTTCTTCTTCTACATCCAACATTTTTACCACAAGATCTTTACCTTCAGTCAAATCTCAAGGTCCACTTCAACCTTCAGGCCCTTCGAAGTTCATACAGTGTCTACCTCAACGTCGGTGCTCCTCGAGAAAAAGGAGCTGCTCGAGAAGATTCGAGATGAAATCGTACCTGAAGAAGACGAGGacgattcttcagaaaaatcTATCGAACTCGGAGGAATTGGCGCTACCCATTTAACTAAAGGATATTTCCGAGGAAATCTAGTTTCAACAGGTGCTGTTATGTCCTCGAACATCATAGAATTCGAGAACCAGGACGATATCGACGAACTGACGAGGGAACTCGAAGAGCTGATGATGAACCTCAACGAATACGCGGCAGATAACTCTGAAACTTCTTTATTGTCCAAATTTGACAAAGAAGCATCCACCCAGCGTAATATTCTCGATTCATCTACCATTAAAtcgcaggaagaagaagaacgtaTTCCTGTGAGTCTTCCAGATGGCGGAGATTGTCAGACACAGTTTCCTCTTGCTGAAAGTCAAGACGATGGATTAAAATCTGTTGACAATCTGGAAGAAATTACGAAGAAACGATCATCCATTTTAGAAGAACGAAAACTTTTCGAGTTGCTCAGAAGTGGAGAAACTAGGACCTTCCAGTTCGAAGAAGATGACTCCAGTTCGTCCAAGTCTCTGTTGGAGGATGACCATCAAAGATCGCGTGAAATCCAGTTGAATGCTattagaaaaatagaaattgaCGAAGAGGGGCCAGGAACTGAAGAAGTTGGAAAAAGTAGCGAAAATGTGAAGACAGATGCATTAGTTACTGAAGGTAAGGAAGACTCTGACAACGAGAATGCCCCAGTTCCTAATGAAGAAACTTCGGTGCACGAGGAAACTGTCTTGACAGAAGGAAATGTCGAGGGATCTAGAAACTCTGCTGAAGTTGCTGAGGCCATCTCACCTGACCTATTCGGAACTAGCATGGTAGAAATTGACAGTTTCGATTCCACTTACACTAGACTCTCTGAGACCTCGAAGAGCTGTGCTTACACCGTGGACCTCGGCGACAGTTCCATGGAAGAATTTCCGGTTACTTCGAACAGGTCGAACGAAGCCACCTGA